Proteins encoded in a region of the Streptomyces sp. NBC_00258 genome:
- a CDS encoding DUF2079 domain-containing protein, whose protein sequence is MPVPIRVSPGSAIPGPVAISPRDRRPRRAGPAGRHDPYLLAVALFAAYTALSLARFRHLATRSWDLSIFEQAVRAYAHLQAPVVDLKGPGTNVLGDHFSPVTALLAPLYRAFPSPLTLLVAQAALFALSAVPVTRAAAGLLGRPRGLALGIAYGLSWGIQRAVDFDFHEICFAVPLIAFGLEAILARRWRAALLWALPLVLVKEDLGVTVAAIALVVALRCRRDSRRTIPYALAVAALGLAATLVVLVVVIPAFNTTGGYDYWTKVDGGSTVLDGTGTKLRTLAWLLVPTSGLLALRSPLSVVALPTLGWRFLSSDDHYWGTDWHYSAALMPVVALALVDALAGARYSPRPWLRTYAHHLPAAVAAAALSLTTTLPMSVLSEPAAYRKPARVAAVERLLDRIPDGATVEADIRPSSRLTSRCRVLWVGDTGGITPDYIALHNPDDRIRDIEARALRLHPDARYSLVGTTEGYVVLKLDT, encoded by the coding sequence ATGCCGGTACCGATACGGGTCTCACCCGGGTCCGCGATACCCGGGCCGGTCGCGATCTCCCCGCGTGACCGGCGCCCCCGCCGTGCCGGCCCGGCCGGCCGGCACGACCCGTATCTCCTCGCCGTCGCCCTCTTCGCTGCCTACACGGCTCTCTCCCTCGCCCGCTTCCGCCACCTGGCCACCCGTTCCTGGGACCTCAGCATCTTCGAGCAGGCCGTCCGCGCGTACGCGCACCTCCAGGCGCCCGTCGTCGATCTGAAGGGGCCCGGGACCAATGTCCTGGGCGACCACTTCAGCCCGGTCACCGCTCTCCTCGCCCCCCTCTACCGGGCCTTCCCCTCCCCTCTCACCCTGCTCGTCGCGCAGGCGGCGCTGTTCGCGCTGTCGGCCGTACCGGTGACCCGTGCGGCCGCCGGGCTGCTGGGGCGCCCACGCGGGCTCGCGCTCGGTATCGCGTACGGCCTGTCCTGGGGCATCCAGCGTGCCGTCGACTTCGACTTCCACGAGATCTGCTTCGCCGTACCCCTCATCGCCTTCGGCCTGGAGGCGATCCTGGCCCGGCGGTGGCGCGCGGCGCTGCTGTGGGCGCTGCCGCTGGTGCTGGTCAAGGAGGACCTCGGGGTGACGGTGGCGGCCATCGCCCTCGTCGTCGCCCTGCGGTGCCGCCGCGACTCCCGGCGCACGATCCCGTACGCCCTAGCCGTGGCGGCCCTGGGCCTCGCCGCCACCCTGGTCGTCCTCGTCGTCGTCATCCCGGCCTTCAACACCACCGGCGGATACGACTACTGGACCAAGGTCGACGGCGGCTCGACCGTCCTCGACGGTACGGGCACCAAACTCCGCACCCTCGCCTGGCTGTTGGTGCCGACCAGCGGGCTGCTGGCGCTGCGCTCCCCGCTGTCCGTCGTCGCGCTGCCCACGCTCGGGTGGCGGTTCCTCTCCTCCGACGACCACTACTGGGGGACCGACTGGCACTACAGCGCGGCCCTGATGCCCGTCGTCGCACTCGCCCTCGTCGACGCCCTCGCCGGGGCCCGTTACAGCCCGCGGCCCTGGCTGCGTACGTACGCGCACCATCTGCCCGCGGCCGTCGCCGCGGCCGCGCTCTCGCTCACGACCACGCTCCCGATGTCCGTGCTGAGCGAGCCCGCCGCCTACCGCAAGCCCGCGCGCGTCGCCGCGGTCGAGCGTCTCCTGGACCGGATCCCGGACGGCGCGACCGTCGAGGCCGACATCCGCCCCAGCAGCCGCCTCACCTCACGCTGCCGTGTCCTGTGGGTGGGCGACACCGGCGGAATCACCCCCGACTACATCGCCCTCCACAACCCCGACGACCGGATCCGCGACATCGAGGCACGCGCCCTCCGGCTCCACCCCGACGCCCGCTACTCGCTCGTCGGCACCACCGAGGGTTACGTCGTCCTCAAGCTCGACACCTGA
- a CDS encoding PaaI family thioesterase, translating to MSDIPDLAAAQKVLAAQPFSNLVGARLVSFGEGEAMLELDIRDDLRQQYGFLHGGVLGYAADNALTFAAGAATHSRLITAGFTIDYLRPAEGALLRARARVVRAGRTRIVCRCDLSAVDDEGAESLCAVAQGTIAVLGSSDESGE from the coding sequence GTGAGTGACATCCCGGATCTGGCGGCAGCCCAGAAGGTGCTGGCGGCCCAGCCCTTCAGCAACCTGGTCGGTGCCCGCCTGGTGTCCTTCGGGGAGGGCGAGGCGATGCTTGAGCTGGACATCCGCGACGACCTGCGCCAGCAGTACGGCTTCCTGCACGGCGGTGTGCTCGGTTACGCCGCGGACAACGCGCTGACCTTCGCCGCGGGCGCGGCCACCCACTCCCGGCTGATCACCGCCGGCTTCACCATCGACTATCTGCGCCCGGCCGAGGGCGCACTGCTGAGGGCCCGGGCTCGGGTCGTCCGGGCCGGCCGCACCCGCATCGTCTGCCGCTGCGACCTGTCCGCCGTGGACGACGAGGGCGCCGAGAGCCTGTGTGCCGTGGCGCAGGGCACGATCGCCGTACTGGGATCCTCGGACGAATCAGGTGAATAA
- a CDS encoding MarR family winged helix-turn-helix transcriptional regulator gives MSATGPHPGDTPEPDPRLFFHLQRAAHQLRTTADRRCLAAAGITTAQLGALFAVREQPGVTQRELARTLGLRESAVTALVTRLTTAGLVTKQAHPSEHRAVTLELTSEGAGALRAAQPEIDRFNGEVRALLGEDEFVRTTAALRRLGHWEP, from the coding sequence ATGTCCGCGACCGGCCCCCACCCCGGGGACACCCCCGAGCCCGACCCGCGCCTCTTCTTCCATCTCCAGCGAGCGGCCCACCAGTTGCGTACGACCGCGGACCGGCGCTGTCTGGCCGCCGCCGGGATCACCACGGCACAGCTCGGCGCGCTGTTCGCCGTGCGCGAGCAACCGGGCGTGACCCAGCGGGAGTTGGCCCGCACCCTGGGGCTGCGCGAGTCCGCCGTCACCGCGCTCGTCACCCGGCTCACCACGGCCGGCCTCGTCACCAAGCAGGCGCACCCGAGCGAACACCGGGCCGTGACACTGGAGTTGACGTCCGAGGGGGCCGGCGCTCTCCGCGCCGCCCAGCCCGAGATCGACCGCTTCAACGGCGAGGTGCGGGCCCTCCTCGGCGAGGACGAGTTCGTACGCACCACCGCCGCCCTCCGCCGGCTCGGGCACTGGGAGCCCTGA
- a CDS encoding copper resistance CopC/CopD family protein, which produces MSAPRRAVALVALLGTLFLLGGAGSVSAHSAVRETSPGEGTVLKSAPKQVTMTFTEAVGITDDSLRVLSPENRRVNAGDTEHASGRSDMVRVPLDDGLADGTYTVAWRVVSADSHPISGAFTFSIGKPSETTASVSAEPAVNPASGALYDIARYAAYAAVALLIGAATFVLVCRPPSAEPLRGLVRAGWWVLVASTAALLLIRGPYERGTGPSTLLDPELIENTLISRPGWALLARLALLAGAAVFLVRIVPVVRGASETEGSGTEGPELEGPEKDEVRPKPVVLAVGGLLAVGLAGTWAAAEHASAGIQVPLAMTSSVLHLLAMAVWLGGLAALLTTLHRSEALLSAVSVARFSRLAFASVVVLVLTGVYQSWRGLGSWDALFDTSYGQILVAKVCAVVLLLAAAGFSRRWTGRLTDAEEPLRVPVLETVGAHAGAGGGVDSGPAGGNSGRGAGESPSAAAGDGPEEDPENESEAASAPGARRSALRRSVLAEVVVGVVVLVVTTVLTGTQPGRAEIETAAAEETAAAGRRTASTTLIPFDVGTPGGQGKVQIVLEPGRVGENTVEAVIIGPDGGIATVPEIRLSFTLASQKIGPIDAGLTNKGGYWGTSSLNLPIPGTWTMKVTIRTSDIDQVSETRRVNILR; this is translated from the coding sequence GTGTCGGCGCCACGCCGGGCAGTGGCCCTCGTCGCCCTGCTGGGCACGTTGTTCCTGCTGGGCGGCGCGGGGTCGGTGTCCGCCCACTCGGCCGTGCGCGAAACGAGCCCCGGCGAGGGAACCGTCCTCAAGTCCGCGCCGAAGCAGGTCACCATGACCTTCACCGAGGCGGTCGGCATCACCGACGACTCGCTGCGCGTCCTCAGCCCCGAGAACCGCCGGGTGAACGCGGGCGACACCGAGCACGCGTCCGGCCGGTCCGACATGGTCCGGGTGCCGCTCGACGACGGTCTGGCCGACGGCACGTACACCGTGGCCTGGCGGGTGGTCTCGGCGGACAGCCACCCCATCTCCGGTGCCTTCACCTTCTCCATCGGCAAACCGTCCGAGACCACGGCGTCCGTCTCCGCCGAGCCGGCCGTGAACCCCGCCTCGGGCGCCCTCTACGACATCGCCCGCTACGCCGCGTACGCCGCCGTCGCCCTGCTCATCGGCGCGGCCACCTTCGTCCTGGTCTGCCGTCCGCCCTCCGCCGAGCCGCTGCGCGGACTCGTCCGGGCCGGCTGGTGGGTCCTCGTCGCCTCCACGGCCGCGCTCCTCCTGATACGCGGCCCGTACGAGCGCGGCACCGGCCCCTCGACCCTCCTCGACCCCGAGCTCATCGAGAACACCCTGATCAGCAGGCCGGGCTGGGCCCTGCTGGCCCGGCTCGCGCTGCTGGCGGGAGCGGCGGTCTTCCTCGTACGGATCGTGCCGGTCGTCCGGGGCGCGTCGGAGACGGAGGGCTCGGGGACGGAGGGCCCGGAGCTGGAAGGCCCGGAGAAAGATGAGGTGCGGCCCAAGCCGGTCGTGCTCGCGGTCGGCGGGCTTCTCGCCGTCGGTCTGGCGGGCACCTGGGCCGCCGCCGAGCACGCGTCCGCCGGGATCCAGGTCCCCCTGGCGATGACGTCCTCCGTACTGCACCTGCTGGCGATGGCGGTCTGGCTGGGCGGCCTCGCGGCGCTCCTCACCACGCTCCACCGCTCGGAGGCGCTGTTGTCGGCGGTCTCCGTGGCCCGTTTCTCGCGCCTCGCGTTCGCCTCGGTCGTCGTCCTGGTGCTGACCGGCGTCTACCAGTCGTGGCGAGGGCTCGGCTCGTGGGACGCGTTGTTCGACACGTCGTACGGCCAGATCCTCGTCGCCAAGGTGTGCGCGGTGGTCCTGCTGCTGGCGGCGGCGGGGTTCTCGCGCCGCTGGACGGGGCGGCTGACGGACGCGGAGGAGCCGTTGCGGGTTCCGGTGCTGGAGACGGTGGGGGCGCACGCGGGTGCGGGCGGCGGTGTGGACTCCGGCCCCGCGGGCGGCAACTCGGGCAGGGGCGCCGGAGAGTCTCCGTCGGCCGCCGCCGGGGACGGGCCCGAAGAGGATCCCGAGAACGAGTCCGAGGCGGCCTCGGCTCCCGGCGCCCGCCGCAGCGCCCTGCGCCGCTCGGTCCTGGCCGAGGTCGTCGTGGGTGTGGTCGTACTGGTCGTCACGACGGTTCTCACCGGTACGCAGCCGGGGCGCGCCGAGATCGAGACGGCGGCGGCCGAGGAGACCGCGGCGGCAGGTCGGCGGACCGCGTCGACGACCCTGATCCCCTTCGACGTCGGCACCCCTGGCGGCCAAGGCAAGGTCCAGATCGTCCTGGAACCGGGCCGTGTCGGCGAGAACACGGTCGAGGCGGTCATCATCGGCCCCGACGGAGGCATCGCCACGGTCCCCGAGATCCGCCTCTCCTTCACCCTCGCGTCCCAGAAGATCGGCCCCATCGACGCCGGTCTCACCAACAAGGGCGGCTACTGGGGCACTTCGTCCCTCAACCTCCCCATCCCCGGCACCTGGACGATGAAGGTCACCATCCGCACGTCGGACATCGACCAGGTGTCGGAGACGCGCCGGGTGAATATCCTCCGCTGA
- a CDS encoding SDR family NAD(P)-dependent oxidoreductase — protein MSGPDDGHRGGLLDGQAALVTGASGGIGRGIALRFAAAGAAVAVHFRTNAEAAREVVDLIEDSGGHAVALRADLTVEDECHRLVREAADRCGGRLTALVNNAGVQPVQELPGMTAGDWRAVVDANVSSVFACTQAAVEVMREGRGQGDRRDPSGLSDRRDSSGGPVGSITHIASIEATHPAPLHAHYSASKAAVVAHARSAALEYGPYGIRVNTVSPGLIDRAGLAEAWPDGVRRWQQAVPTGRLGRPEDVGDACVFLASPMASWITGHDLVVDGGVSARPTW, from the coding sequence GTGAGCGGCCCGGACGACGGACACCGCGGCGGACTTCTCGACGGGCAGGCCGCGCTCGTCACCGGGGCGTCGGGCGGCATCGGGCGGGGCATCGCGCTGCGGTTCGCCGCGGCGGGGGCGGCCGTGGCCGTCCACTTCCGTACGAACGCGGAGGCCGCCCGTGAAGTCGTCGACCTCATCGAGGACTCGGGCGGACACGCGGTCGCCCTGCGTGCCGACCTGACCGTCGAGGACGAGTGCCACCGCCTGGTGCGCGAGGCGGCCGACAGATGCGGCGGCCGGCTGACGGCCCTGGTGAACAACGCGGGCGTACAGCCGGTCCAGGAGCTGCCCGGCATGACGGCGGGGGACTGGCGGGCGGTGGTCGACGCCAACGTGTCGAGCGTGTTCGCGTGTACGCAGGCGGCGGTGGAGGTGATGCGCGAGGGGAGGGGGCAGGGTGACCGGCGTGACCCGAGCGGCCTGAGCGACCGGCGGGACTCGTCCGGTGGGCCTGTGGGCAGCATCACGCACATCGCGTCCATCGAGGCCACACACCCCGCTCCCCTGCACGCCCACTACTCCGCGTCCAAGGCGGCCGTCGTCGCACACGCGCGTTCGGCGGCCCTGGAGTACGGTCCCTACGGAATCCGCGTGAACACCGTCTCGCCGGGGCTGATCGACCGCGCGGGTCTCGCTGAGGCGTGGCCCGACGGTGTACGGCGCTGGCAGCAGGCAGTTCCCACCGGGAGGCTGGGGCGTCCCGAGGACGTGGGCGACGCCTGTGTGTTCCTCGCCTCGCCGATGGCCTCCTGGATCACCGGGCACGACCTGGTCGTGGACGGCGGGGTCTCGGCGCGGCCGACCTGGTGA
- a CDS encoding cupin domain-containing protein produces the protein MTPEALVAHYKLEPIPKEGGLFRRTWAGPERPDGRPEGSAIVVLLTAEPGDFSALHRLPADETWHFYLGDPLEMLLLSPDGTSRTVLLGPDVLGGQHLQYTVPARTWMGARVATATGWSFFGCTMAPGFTYEGYEHGDAAELTARYPDRAARIAALSRP, from the coding sequence ATCACTCCCGAAGCCCTTGTCGCCCACTACAAGCTGGAGCCCATCCCCAAGGAGGGCGGTCTCTTCCGCCGTACCTGGGCGGGTCCCGAACGGCCCGACGGCCGCCCCGAGGGGTCCGCGATAGTGGTCCTCCTGACCGCGGAACCCGGTGACTTCTCCGCACTCCACCGGCTCCCCGCCGACGAGACCTGGCACTTCTACCTGGGGGATCCGCTGGAGATGCTGCTCCTGTCCCCCGACGGCACGTCCCGTACGGTCCTGCTCGGCCCCGACGTCCTCGGCGGCCAGCACCTCCAGTACACCGTGCCCGCACGCACCTGGATGGGCGCGCGGGTCGCGACCGCCACCGGCTGGTCGTTCTTCGGGTGCACGATGGCGCCCGGTTTCACCTACGAGGGGTACGAGCACGGGGACGCGGCGGAACTCACCGCCCGCTACCCGGACCGGGCCGCGCGGATCGCCGCGCTGAGCCGCCCGTGA
- a CDS encoding GNAT family N-acetyltransferase, whose product MTVEIYRDAWGVPHLRADDALELAHAQGLATAHDRAWQLEVERHRARGTSAAFLGADALGWDRFARQARLDDTARRCFTALERRDPETAAWVRAYVDGVNRGLPEGARRAPEFTTVGLAPGRWEPWTPLGVWLATHVLFAGFPAKLWREEVVRHLGPDAVGLFATDGPGTAGSNGWLVTGERTATGAPVVAGDPHRYIEAPGVYQQIRLACPEFDVVGLAVPGVPGIAHFGHTGTVAWAITNAMADYQDLYRERLRRTGHGDRVEAIGPDGAWHPASRHTEIIEVADGDPVEVEVVETDRGPVVVDGDFTGGDADPDLDGVPNGGGPAGPLSLRHPPRVSEDLGFSSLLPLLRARRVADVDRAFDDWTEPVNVVQAADTEGGLLHRVAGRVPVRSEDNRTRIVDAWEPGHEWRGWYAPMPRGTVDDGIAVMANQRGPATPLGVEFAPPHRATRLRALLGTRRDWSAADMAALHMDTHLASAAPLLDHLAALDGLTPAAVSLRDRLLHWDRHMTADSTEAATYAAVRGAVVRRLAAHPALARLTEPPLYPEVFRPWLALVPRVAFALESLLRAEELYGIDRAEVVRAAVEEVAGDPPRGTWGDTHRLAPWRALPDPSHDEREPGLSGDHDCVLCTSAVPGLTDRAARGPAARYVWDVARRENSLWVVPFGASGVPDSAHHRDQLPLWVRGDLVPVVTDWSRLTKEEPTKDELVRNDGKEGRTMTSEPYAESREAVHEQVVDGLGTVRVLRVDPDADLDVLHAWVTAERARFWGMGGFGREQVLETYRHLDSLDTHHAFLAVLDGRPAALFQTYEPTADRVGECYEVEPGDIGVHLLIGPAGEGDERPGYSSALLTAFTVYVLGVLERSRVVVEPDTRNEKAIVRLTRQGFVLGPPVVLPEIDLPEVHLPAKKAQLAFLTREAAGF is encoded by the coding sequence GTGACTGTCGAGATCTACCGCGATGCCTGGGGTGTCCCACATCTGCGCGCGGACGACGCGCTTGAACTCGCCCACGCCCAGGGCCTGGCCACCGCCCACGACCGCGCCTGGCAGCTGGAGGTCGAACGGCACCGGGCGCGCGGCACCTCGGCCGCGTTCCTCGGCGCGGACGCGCTCGGCTGGGACCGGTTCGCGAGACAGGCCCGGCTCGACGACACGGCGAGACGCTGCTTCACCGCCCTGGAGAGACGGGACCCCGAGACGGCCGCCTGGGTCCGGGCGTACGTCGACGGGGTCAACCGGGGCCTGCCCGAAGGCGCCCGCCGCGCCCCCGAGTTCACGACCGTCGGTCTCGCCCCCGGCCGCTGGGAGCCCTGGACCCCGCTCGGCGTCTGGCTCGCCACGCATGTCCTCTTCGCCGGGTTCCCGGCCAAGCTCTGGCGCGAGGAGGTCGTACGCCACCTCGGTCCGGACGCGGTCGGCCTCTTCGCCACCGACGGGCCCGGCACCGCCGGCAGCAACGGCTGGCTCGTCACCGGCGAGCGCACCGCCACCGGCGCGCCGGTCGTCGCCGGCGACCCCCACCGCTACATCGAGGCCCCCGGCGTCTACCAGCAGATCCGCCTGGCCTGCCCGGAGTTCGACGTCGTCGGCCTCGCCGTGCCGGGTGTCCCGGGCATCGCACACTTCGGCCATACGGGCACGGTCGCCTGGGCGATCACCAACGCGATGGCCGACTACCAGGACCTGTACCGGGAGCGGCTCCGGCGGACCGGCCACGGCGACCGGGTGGAGGCCATCGGCCCGGACGGGGCCTGGCACCCCGCCTCCCGCCACACCGAGATCATCGAGGTGGCCGACGGCGACCCGGTCGAGGTCGAGGTGGTCGAGACCGACCGCGGCCCGGTGGTCGTCGACGGCGACTTCACCGGCGGAGACGCCGACCCCGACCTCGACGGTGTCCCGAACGGGGGCGGCCCGGCCGGTCCCCTCAGCCTCCGCCACCCACCCCGCGTCAGCGAAGACCTCGGCTTCTCCTCGCTCCTCCCCCTCCTCCGCGCCCGCCGGGTCGCCGACGTGGACCGCGCGTTCGACGACTGGACCGAACCCGTCAACGTCGTCCAGGCCGCCGACACCGAGGGCGGCCTCCTGCACCGGGTCGCGGGCAGGGTCCCCGTCCGGAGCGAGGACAACCGCACACGGATCGTCGACGCCTGGGAGCCCGGCCACGAGTGGCGCGGCTGGTACGCCCCCATGCCGCGCGGCACGGTCGACGACGGCATCGCGGTGATGGCGAACCAGCGCGGCCCTGCGACCCCGCTCGGCGTCGAGTTCGCCCCGCCCCACCGGGCCACCCGGCTGCGCGCACTCCTCGGCACCCGGCGGGACTGGTCCGCCGCCGACATGGCCGCCCTCCACATGGACACCCATCTCGCCTCCGCGGCCCCGCTGTTGGACCACCTCGCCGCCCTCGACGGCCTCACCCCCGCGGCCGTCTCCCTGCGCGACCGGCTCCTCCACTGGGACCGCCACATGACCGCCGACAGCACGGAGGCGGCCACCTACGCGGCGGTCCGGGGCGCGGTCGTACGCCGCCTCGCGGCCCACCCCGCCCTGGCCCGCCTCACCGAACCCCCGCTCTACCCCGAGGTCTTCCGCCCATGGCTCGCCCTCGTCCCGCGCGTCGCCTTCGCCCTCGAAAGCCTGCTCAGGGCCGAGGAGTTGTACGGGATCGACCGTGCCGAGGTCGTCAGGGCGGCCGTCGAGGAGGTGGCCGGGGACCCGCCGAGGGGCACATGGGGCGACACCCACCGCCTCGCTCCCTGGCGGGCGCTGCCGGATCCCTCGCACGACGAGAGGGAACCCGGGCTCTCCGGCGACCACGACTGCGTGCTGTGCACCTCCGCCGTGCCGGGGCTCACCGACCGGGCCGCGCGCGGCCCCGCCGCCCGCTATGTGTGGGATGTCGCGCGGCGCGAGAACAGCCTCTGGGTGGTGCCGTTCGGTGCCTCGGGCGTCCCGGACTCGGCGCACCACCGCGATCAACTCCCCTTGTGGGTCAGGGGAGATCTCGTCCCCGTCGTGACCGACTGGTCCCGGCTGACGAAGGAGGAGCCGACGAAGGACGAGCTGGTGAGGAACGATGGGAAGGAAGGCAGAACGATGACATCCGAGCCGTACGCCGAGAGCCGTGAGGCCGTCCACGAGCAGGTCGTCGACGGACTCGGCACGGTCCGCGTCCTGCGCGTGGACCCGGACGCCGACCTAGACGTGCTCCATGCGTGGGTGACGGCCGAGCGTGCCAGGTTCTGGGGCATGGGCGGCTTCGGCAGGGAGCAGGTGCTGGAGACGTACCGGCATCTCGACTCCCTCGACACCCACCACGCCTTCCTGGCCGTCCTGGACGGCAGGCCGGCCGCGCTCTTCCAGACGTACGAGCCCACCGCCGACCGGGTCGGCGAGTGCTACGAGGTGGAGCCGGGCGACATCGGCGTCCATCTGCTGATCGGGCCCGCGGGCGAGGGCGACGAGCGGCCGGGGTACAGCTCGGCGCTGCTCACCGCGTTCACCGTGTATGTGCTGGGCGTCCTCGAACGGAGCCGGGTCGTCGTCGAACCCGACACCCGCAACGAGAAGGCGATCGTCCGCCTGACCCGCCAGGGCTTCGTTCTCGGTCCACCGGTCGTGCTCCCGGAGATAGACCTGCCGGAGGTGCACCTGCCGGCGAAGAAGGCCCAACTGGCGTTCCTGACAAGGGAAGCAGCGGGCTTCTAG
- a CDS encoding siderophore-interacting protein, whose product MGQGHGWEGAVLKLFRGKDFAFTVTGAEDVTEHYRRVRLTDGGMLAATGVHPTMWVRLWFDNAGKPHQRAYTLVDPDPAAGTFSLEFALHEGCASDWARAAKPGDTIEATVQGTGFTDPDPAPSHVLAIGDTASLPALNSLLGAVGSAPTTIWFESAEGLDGLPLQADPDRHDVRTVPRLDKGAHLVAQVKEAVPELLKGAADPYVWIACDTATTRALAAYFRKELALPKQRVNALGYWRAA is encoded by the coding sequence ATGGGGCAGGGTCACGGCTGGGAGGGCGCGGTCCTCAAACTGTTCCGGGGCAAGGACTTCGCGTTCACGGTCACGGGAGCGGAGGACGTCACCGAGCACTACCGCCGGGTGCGTCTCACCGACGGCGGCATGCTCGCGGCGACCGGGGTGCACCCGACCATGTGGGTGCGGCTGTGGTTCGACAACGCGGGCAAGCCGCACCAGCGGGCGTACACACTCGTGGACCCCGATCCGGCCGCGGGGACCTTCAGCCTGGAGTTCGCCCTGCACGAGGGGTGCGCGAGCGACTGGGCGCGGGCCGCGAAGCCGGGGGACACGATCGAGGCGACGGTCCAGGGCACGGGCTTCACGGACCCCGACCCGGCTCCTTCCCACGTGCTGGCAATAGGGGACACGGCCTCCCTCCCCGCCCTCAACTCCCTCCTCGGGGCGGTGGGTTCGGCACCCACGACGATCTGGTTCGAGTCGGCGGAGGGCCTGGACGGCCTGCCCCTCCAGGCCGACCCCGACCGTCACGACGTCCGCACGGTCCCCCGGCTCGACAAGGGCGCGCACCTGGTGGCCCAGGTGAAGGAGGCCGTGCCGGAACTTCTGAAGGGCGCGGCCGACCCGTACGTCTGGATCGCCTGCGACACGGCGACGACGCGGGCACTGGCGGCCTACTTCCGCAAGGAACTGGCGCTGCCGAAACAGCGGGTGAACGCGCTGGGGTACTGGCGCGCGGCCTGA
- a CDS encoding HhH-GPD-type base excision DNA repair protein, with protein MDATLHLAQQPEADELLGRSPLAALVGMLLDQQVPMEWAFAGPYTIAQRLGTDDLDAHEIAAHDPEAFAALLSEKPAVHRYPGSMAKRIQQLCQYLVEHYEGDAAKVWEGVKTGEELLRRLKELPGFGAQKAQIFLALLGKQLGVRPKGWREAAGAYGEEKSFRSVADITGPESLVKVRAHKQEMKAAAKAEKAAGK; from the coding sequence ATGGACGCCACGCTTCACCTAGCCCAGCAGCCCGAGGCCGACGAACTGCTCGGCCGCAGCCCGCTCGCCGCGCTCGTCGGCATGCTCCTCGATCAGCAGGTTCCGATGGAGTGGGCCTTCGCGGGCCCGTACACGATCGCGCAGCGCCTCGGCACGGACGATCTCGACGCGCACGAGATCGCGGCGCACGACCCCGAGGCCTTCGCGGCGCTGCTGTCCGAGAAACCGGCCGTGCACCGCTACCCGGGCTCGATGGCGAAGCGGATCCAGCAGCTGTGCCAGTACCTCGTGGAGCACTACGAAGGGGACGCGGCGAAGGTCTGGGAGGGCGTGAAGACCGGCGAGGAGCTGTTGCGGCGCCTCAAGGAGCTGCCCGGCTTCGGCGCCCAGAAGGCGCAGATCTTCCTCGCCCTGCTGGGCAAGCAGCTCGGCGTACGCCCGAAGGGCTGGCGCGAGGCGGCCGGTGCGTACGGCGAGGAGAAGTCCTTCCGCTCGGTCGCCGACATCACGGGACCGGAGTCGCTGGTGAAGGTACGGGCGCACAAGCAGGAGATGAAGGCGGCGGCGAAGGCGGAGAAGGCCGCAGGCAAGTGA
- a CDS encoding HdeD family acid-resistance protein codes for MAEVPSGAPWGSDDDRRVHAARDPHRPERPGGPGGLGSSRGLGGPGGPENPLFRLTRTAWQAVLAAGIATLTLGVMILVWPEATLFAAGVLFGLYLLFSGVLQLVSAFGTHAATSLRVMAFISGALSILLGLFCFRGAMQSILLLALWIGIGWLFRGVTQTLAAVSDPSVPARGWQILLGVLSFLAGVVLIVSPFESVAVLTVVGGCWLLALGITETITAVQLRRRFAAGAL; via the coding sequence ATGGCCGAGGTACCGAGCGGAGCGCCCTGGGGGTCGGACGACGACCGGCGGGTCCATGCGGCCCGCGACCCGCACCGGCCGGAGAGGCCCGGCGGCCCCGGAGGGCTCGGTAGCTCCCGAGGACTCGGTGGCCCCGGAGGACCTGAGAATCCCCTCTTCCGTCTCACGCGCACCGCCTGGCAGGCCGTACTGGCCGCCGGGATCGCGACACTGACGCTCGGCGTCATGATCCTGGTGTGGCCTGAGGCGACGCTGTTCGCGGCGGGGGTGCTCTTCGGGCTCTACCTGCTCTTCAGCGGCGTACTCCAACTGGTCTCCGCCTTCGGTACGCACGCGGCGACCTCGCTGCGGGTCATGGCCTTCATCAGTGGCGCGCTGTCGATCCTGCTCGGCCTGTTCTGCTTCCGCGGGGCGATGCAGTCGATCCTGCTGCTCGCGCTGTGGATCGGCATCGGCTGGCTGTTCCGGGGTGTGACACAGACCCTGGCCGCCGTGTCCGATCCGTCCGTCCCCGCCCGCGGCTGGCAGATCCTGCTCGGCGTCCTCAGCTTCCTCGCCGGCGTCGTCCTGATCGTCTCCCCCTTCGAGTCCGTCGCCGTCCTCACGGTGGTCGGCGGCTGCTGGCTCCTCGCCCTCGGCATCACGGAGACCATCACGGCGGTACAGCTGCGCAGGCGGTTCGCTGCGGGGGCGCTTTGA